The Leptolyngbya sp. CCY15150 genome contains a region encoding:
- the cbiQ gene encoding cobalt ECF transporter T component CbiQ, which produces MKLDIDEYAHLRSPIHAWQPRYKLIGLGALMFAVAMVETLWLVPVVMGLTALLYGLSRIPWGYWLQRLRYPSFFLLGVILVLPLMSGETVLWQWGPLTLRQEGCWAVVLIVGRFLSIITLSLLLFGTAPFLQTVKAMRSLGLPAILTDMLLLSYRYLYEIADQLLRMKQAMRLRGFGYAPTRRIPLIPQRRDLQVFASLAGTLLIRSYEQSERVYQAMRLRGYGQARSPLAERDRPRLDSWSAIATGLSLTMAIALVAADYWIGMKA; this is translated from the coding sequence ATGAAGCTAGACATTGATGAATATGCCCATCTGCGATCGCCCATCCATGCATGGCAGCCACGCTATAAGCTCATCGGGCTAGGCGCACTGATGTTTGCGGTGGCGATGGTGGAAACGCTATGGCTTGTGCCGGTGGTGATGGGGCTGACGGCATTGCTCTATGGCCTGTCGCGTATACCTTGGGGCTATTGGCTACAGCGGCTGCGCTATCCAAGTTTTTTTTTACTTGGGGTGATCCTGGTCTTGCCCCTCATGTCTGGGGAGACGGTGCTATGGCAATGGGGCCCGCTGACCCTGCGGCAGGAGGGCTGCTGGGCCGTGGTCTTGATCGTGGGACGGTTTTTGTCGATCATTACCCTCAGCCTGCTGCTGTTTGGCACGGCTCCTTTTTTGCAAACCGTCAAGGCGATGCGATCGCTGGGGCTGCCCGCCATCCTCACCGATATGCTGCTGTTGTCCTACCGTTACCTCTATGAAATTGCCGATCAACTGCTGCGCATGAAGCAGGCCATGCGCCTGCGTGGATTTGGCTATGCACCCACGCGGCGGATTCCCTTGATACCCCAGCGGCGAGATTTGCAGGTGTTTGCATCTCTAGCCGGAACCCTGTTGATTCGCAGCTACGAACAGTCGGAGCGGGTCTATCAAGCCATGCGGCTGCGGGGCTATGGCCAGGCGCGCAGTCCTTTAGCTGAACGCGATCGCCCCCGCTTAGATTCCTGGAGCGCGATCGCCACGGGCTTGAGTTTAACGATGGCGATCGCCTTGGTCGCCGCTGACTATTGGATAGGAATGAAGGCATAA
- the cbiM gene encoding cobalt transporter CbiM, whose protein sequence is MHLPDGLLSAPVCLGGYGLTGLATWYSLRQIQRDPDVSRNMPKASLLTAAFFVASSIHIPIPPTSVHLVLNGLLGTVLGYYAFPAILIGLLFQAVILGHGGMTVLGVNAVMMGVPALVAYHVFQLQRFCPWGSDRPRLGIFAFVAGALGLGLAALIFFALVMTNIPAAMDAQAERTAVYGLTLAHIPVMLIEGGFTAMLVLFLHQVKPDLLGHHGTP, encoded by the coding sequence ATGCACCTTCCTGATGGTCTTCTTTCGGCTCCCGTCTGCCTGGGCGGCTATGGGCTCACCGGGCTAGCCACCTGGTATTCCCTACGGCAGATTCAGCGCGATCCGGATGTGAGCCGAAATATGCCCAAAGCATCACTGCTAACGGCAGCTTTTTTTGTAGCATCATCGATCCATATCCCCATTCCCCCGACCAGCGTGCATTTAGTGCTCAATGGTTTACTAGGGACGGTGTTGGGCTACTATGCCTTTCCAGCCATTTTGATTGGTCTCTTGTTTCAAGCGGTGATTTTGGGCCATGGGGGCATGACGGTCTTAGGGGTCAATGCCGTCATGATGGGCGTGCCGGCCTTGGTGGCCTATCACGTGTTTCAACTGCAGCGGTTTTGTCCTTGGGGTAGCGATCGCCCGCGATTAGGCATCTTCGCCTTTGTCGCCGGAGCCCTTGGGTTGGGGCTGGCCGCGCTGATCTTTTTCGCGTTGGTGATGACCAATATTCCAGCCGCGATGGATGCCCAAGCCGAGCGCACCGCTGTCTATGGGCTCACCCTGGCCCACATCCCGGTGATGCTGATTGAAGGCGGCTTTACCGCTATGCTGGTGTTATTCTTACATCAAGTTAAGCCCGATCTCCTAGGGCATCACGGCACACCATGA
- a CDS encoding carboxypeptidase-like regulatory domain-containing protein, with translation MHVNPLRSLLVPIATLSGLAIALPSLAHGTALDYTVAPAVAVSALYDTGEPMVDAQVSVFSPDDVATPWITGTTDSQGNFIFMPDPSITGDWEVQVRQAGHGELVVIPVAAQPPATESPAPSSSSEAATENPEAASAPVDLSPSVMPMSSQPRSSQLSPMQRWTMIGAIIWGFVGTAFFFASRTSVSDPAGEA, from the coding sequence ATGCATGTCAATCCCCTTCGATCGCTCCTCGTGCCGATAGCCACCTTATCAGGACTAGCGATCGCCCTTCCCTCCTTGGCCCATGGCACGGCGTTGGACTACACCGTCGCCCCCGCTGTTGCCGTATCTGCCCTCTATGACACGGGCGAACCCATGGTCGATGCGCAGGTGTCCGTGTTCTCGCCCGATGATGTGGCCACGCCTTGGATCACCGGCACCACAGACTCCCAGGGTAATTTTATCTTCATGCCCGACCCCTCCATAACCGGCGACTGGGAAGTGCAGGTACGCCAGGCTGGTCATGGAGAACTAGTGGTGATCCCCGTCGCGGCCCAGCCACCGGCCACCGAAAGTCCAGCCCCATCCAGTAGCTCCGAAGCAGCAACGGAGAATCCAGAAGCAGCTTCAGCCCCGGTGGATCTCAGTCCATCTGTGATGCCCATGTCGTCCCAACCTAGATCATCACAATTATCGCCGATGCAGCGCTGGACGATGATTGGCGCTATCATTTGGGGGTTTGTAGGCACAGCTTTCTTTTTTGCCTCACGCACATCAGTCTCAGATCCAGCAGGCGAAGCGTAA
- a CDS encoding DUF4382 domain-containing protein, whose translation MVSVSYGCASSNAPSSTTPDTSAVSDAPETEEGLLQVRANGEDFVREGFVSKDGWEIGFDHVYVSLANVKAYQTDASFDPEVDTTLEPNQDVMVVEQQTVDLAEGEADADPILLAEVSAPAGRYNALEWTMPKATDGQAAGHVLMLVGTAEKDGQVVNFTLRLDQEMRYVCGDFVGDERKGILEPGSMADLEATFHFDHIFGDGEAAPDDSINTGALGFEPLAAIAQGDTLDVDMTMLEEQLSPEDYARLQDTIAGLGHVGEGHCALQDMT comes from the coding sequence ATGGTATCTGTGTCCTATGGTTGCGCGTCAAGCAATGCTCCCTCGTCTACGACTCCAGACACGTCTGCGGTCAGTGATGCGCCCGAGACCGAGGAGGGACTGCTCCAAGTCCGCGCCAATGGGGAAGATTTTGTCCGAGAAGGATTTGTGTCTAAGGATGGATGGGAGATTGGCTTCGACCACGTCTATGTCAGTCTGGCCAATGTAAAAGCCTACCAAACCGACGCGTCGTTTGATCCAGAAGTCGATACGACTCTGGAGCCCAACCAAGATGTGATGGTGGTGGAACAGCAGACCGTAGACCTAGCGGAGGGTGAAGCCGATGCCGATCCCATTCTGTTGGCAGAGGTGTCAGCTCCAGCCGGTCGCTACAATGCCCTAGAGTGGACGATGCCGAAAGCAACTGATGGCCAGGCTGCTGGTCATGTGTTGATGCTGGTGGGCACCGCCGAGAAGGATGGGCAAGTGGTGAACTTCACCCTGCGTCTCGATCAAGAAATGCGCTACGTCTGCGGTGACTTTGTGGGCGATGAACGCAAGGGCATTCTGGAGCCAGGCAGCATGGCGGATCTGGAAGCCACCTTCCACTTTGATCACATTTTTGGGGATGGCGAGGCAGCTCCGGACGATTCCATTAACACGGGTGCCCTTGGATTTGAGCCGCTGGCAGCGATCGCCCAGGGTGACACCCTAGATGTGGATATGACCATGCTGGAAGAACAGCTTTCCCCCGAGGACTATGCCCGCCTGCAGGACACCATTGCTGGTCTTGGCCATGTGGGTGAAGGCCATTGTGCTCTGCAGGATATGACCTAA
- a CDS encoding lipopolysaccharide assembly protein LapA domain-containing protein: MRLFLVLAIAIALLAVVFALQNTMVVALSFLPWQFEGSLALVLLITLALGIGVGLLVSVPAVVRRSWSLSRQTHQVESLSQQLLDKDQERETQLATARRDRLALKAAHQNLLTALAIAEPRTGLLKQDWLSPGVQYWLKQRATSTDSPSSLCLYLLEGRASDPNPTDQQALYLAMADRLQSQEPAHSWLFTDGTAQFACLTPDLNVKAAHEFGDRLREALTQTPLMINGTSTTVEVSIGGVIAHPPDGINADQLVQQAQAAIDHAKQRGRNRVRLVEAQRA, encoded by the coding sequence ATGCGGCTGTTTTTAGTGCTGGCGATCGCCATCGCCTTGTTGGCAGTAGTGTTCGCGCTACAAAATACGATGGTGGTAGCACTCAGCTTCCTGCCTTGGCAGTTTGAAGGTTCCCTTGCCCTAGTTTTGTTGATCACCCTAGCGTTGGGTATTGGGGTAGGGCTTTTGGTCTCGGTGCCAGCCGTAGTGCGGCGAAGCTGGAGTTTATCTCGCCAAACCCATCAGGTGGAGAGCCTCTCGCAGCAACTGCTAGATAAGGATCAAGAGCGAGAGACTCAGCTTGCGACAGCTCGGCGCGATCGCTTGGCCCTGAAAGCCGCTCACCAAAATCTGCTTACCGCCTTGGCGATCGCTGAGCCCCGAACGGGTCTGCTCAAGCAAGACTGGCTTTCTCCGGGCGTGCAGTATTGGCTAAAGCAGCGGGCAACCTCTACCGATAGCCCATCCTCCCTTTGTCTCTACCTGTTGGAAGGACGAGCCAGCGACCCCAATCCCACGGATCAACAGGCGCTTTACCTGGCCATGGCCGATCGCCTGCAAAGCCAAGAGCCGGCCCATAGCTGGTTATTTACCGATGGCACCGCTCAGTTTGCTTGCCTCACCCCCGACCTGAACGTCAAAGCCGCCCATGAATTTGGCGATCGCCTGCGGGAGGCCCTGACTCAAACCCCATTGATGATCAACGGCACCTCCACCACCGTTGAGGTGAGCATTGGTGGCGTGATTGCCCATCCCCCCGACGGGATCAATGCCGATCAGCTCGTTCAGCAGGCCCAAGCCGCCATCGACCACGCCAAGCAACGCGGTCGTAACCGAGTTCGCTTAGTCGAAGCACAGCGCGCCTGA
- a CDS encoding PRC-barrel domain-containing protein, translating to MADIEPSVIQHSDLLGRLVIDRNTTDDLGRVDQVWLAHKTHQIVGLSCKSGLLGRKHTEFAWGQIETIGQESVLVSYVAGTETQRPPDTELIIGHEVWTDGGNRAGTVVDYQFDVATGAVVDYLFVSNGWQGRLDGVYRLSPTAVISVGSKRMIVNKTAVEEPEQVSAGLADRVTKMKEFLKDDLSRTKDDMKAALEGTQAIASQVQSQGQKLADQAQEKVADLGDRFPGNPSATDAEPTPEASSTEEPAADSTDSPTDVPTETDPKV from the coding sequence ATGGCTGATATAGAACCATCGGTTATCCAACACAGTGACCTGCTCGGTCGCCTAGTCATCGATCGCAACACAACGGATGATCTGGGGCGAGTGGATCAGGTTTGGCTAGCCCATAAAACCCACCAAATCGTTGGACTGAGCTGCAAATCTGGGCTGTTGGGACGCAAGCATACGGAGTTTGCTTGGGGACAAATTGAGACGATTGGCCAAGAAAGTGTTTTGGTCAGCTATGTTGCGGGTACTGAAACCCAGCGGCCGCCAGATACGGAGCTGATTATTGGTCATGAAGTGTGGACAGATGGCGGCAATCGGGCCGGCACAGTTGTCGATTATCAGTTTGATGTGGCCACCGGCGCGGTGGTGGATTACCTGTTTGTGTCCAACGGCTGGCAGGGCAGGCTGGATGGCGTCTATCGCTTGAGCCCAACCGCAGTGATCAGTGTGGGCAGCAAGCGCATGATTGTGAACAAGACGGCGGTGGAAGAGCCGGAGCAGGTGTCTGCCGGGTTGGCAGATCGGGTCACCAAGATGAAGGAGTTTCTCAAAGACGATTTGTCCCGAACAAAGGACGATATGAAAGCGGCGCTGGAAGGCACCCAGGCGATCGCTTCCCAGGTGCAGTCTCAAGGGCAAAAACTAGCTGATCAGGCCCAGGAAAAGGTTGCCGATTTGGGCGATCGCTTCCCTGGTAACCCATCAGCGACCGATGCAGAGCCTACTCCTGAAGCCTCTAGCACGGAAGAACCTGCGGCAGATTCGACCGATTCTCCGACAGACGTTCCGACAGAGACCGATCCGAAGGTTTAG
- a CDS encoding DUF4912 domain-containing protein, with amino-acid sequence MPRSFQLLCSPLYGLLFLALVGLSNDLSPRVLALSQPMLAQAQASPPSGQTSPKWFWGIVAVMPIGWLALGLWRRRQEQQVAAAERTHPDAPPSGAAIATQRIGTVVAADRAGRLGAATPVQPQPDVARVPDVAPVDTDLTPLVPNRSRLSLTQQQDWAHAAWQLSTQDQTALQNHGSLALRLYDATDRDLDRQNPHSLQQFDCAGQQDYWMPLPMGDRDYVADIGYLTGDGQWVTLARSPVLRAAPTPAPASLTEQHHDAVQPVIHEQLFHLATAGLETMTDSIALSGGGGWMLPTPSGMGWSGIQSGASGIGLTASMPPQRSRRFWLVADAELIVYGSTESDAHVAVNGQPKLLQPDGTFQWQVPFPDGQIRYAIRAIAADGEQERLIRLEFERTTPTDQTHGQDLEEDPWF; translated from the coding sequence ATGCCCCGTAGTTTCCAACTGCTCTGTTCCCCCCTGTATGGGCTACTGTTTCTAGCCCTAGTTGGCCTGTCGAATGACCTGTCGCCTCGGGTGCTGGCCCTGTCGCAACCCATGCTAGCCCAGGCTCAGGCGTCACCACCCTCGGGGCAAACCTCACCCAAGTGGTTTTGGGGCATTGTCGCAGTGATGCCCATTGGCTGGCTGGCCCTAGGGCTATGGCGCAGGCGACAGGAACAGCAGGTGGCAGCAGCGGAACGTACCCATCCTGATGCACCACCCTCGGGAGCAGCGATCGCCACCCAACGAATTGGTACCGTGGTAGCGGCCGATCGAGCTGGACGCCTAGGAGCAGCGACCCCGGTTCAGCCGCAGCCAGATGTTGCAAGAGTTCCAGATGTCGCCCCGGTCGATACAGATCTGACGCCGTTGGTGCCCAACCGTAGCCGTCTCAGCCTGACGCAGCAGCAGGATTGGGCTCATGCCGCTTGGCAGCTAAGCACCCAGGATCAAACAGCATTACAGAACCATGGATCCCTAGCGCTGCGCCTCTACGACGCTACCGATCGCGATCTAGACCGACAAAATCCCCATAGCCTGCAGCAGTTTGACTGTGCTGGTCAGCAAGATTATTGGATGCCTCTACCGATGGGCGATCGCGATTATGTGGCCGATATCGGCTACCTGACTGGCGATGGGCAGTGGGTGACTCTGGCGCGATCGCCCGTGCTGCGTGCTGCTCCGACCCCGGCACCAGCCTCCCTGACTGAGCAACACCACGACGCCGTCCAGCCGGTGATCCACGAACAGCTTTTTCACTTAGCTACCGCCGGTCTAGAGACGATGACCGACTCCATTGCATTATCCGGGGGAGGGGGATGGATGCTGCCGACCCCGTCGGGTATGGGATGGTCGGGCATTCAATCTGGGGCATCGGGAATTGGGCTGACCGCCTCCATGCCGCCGCAGCGATCGCGTCGTTTTTGGCTGGTGGCCGATGCGGAACTGATTGTGTATGGATCCACCGAGTCGGACGCCCATGTGGCGGTGAATGGTCAACCCAAACTCCTCCAGCCCGATGGCACTTTTCAATGGCAGGTACCGTTTCCCGATGGACAGATTCGCTATGCAATTCGAGCGATCGCTGCTGACGGTGAGCAGGAACGCCTGATACGCTTAGAGTTTGAACGCACCACGCCGACGGATCAAACCCATGGGCAAGACCTAGAAGAGGATCCATGGTTCTAG
- a CDS encoding acetate kinase: protein MKILVLNAGSSSQKSSLYDLTAPLPQDPPKPMWTAQLDWGRQPGLVDLKVQGAAGVQRWQLQTSPSEGTQIMLQTIWQGEQAVLPDASAIDGVGHRVVHGGQDYSQSVRVTKAVKEAIARLIPLAPAHNPANLKGITAIEEILGTDLPQVAVFDTAFHRQMPAAAATYPIPYALTQQGMKRYGFHGISHRYCAQRAAQLLERPLDSLRLITCHLGNGASLAAIAQGHSVDTTMGFTPLEGLMMGSRSGSVDPGLLIHLLRQGDYGVDDLDRLLNRESGLLGVSGVSSDMRDVLAAIATGNEQAQLALDVYIHRLRYYVGAMLMSLGGLDGLVFTAGIGERSPEVRAAVCESLGFLGVRLDGDRNQESPADALISTPDSAVPVLVIQTQEDWAIAQECWHLLEHS from the coding sequence ATGAAAATCTTGGTGCTCAATGCCGGTTCCAGCAGTCAGAAAAGCAGTCTGTATGATTTAACAGCCCCCTTGCCCCAGGATCCGCCTAAACCCATGTGGACAGCGCAACTGGATTGGGGTCGCCAGCCCGGCCTGGTGGATCTGAAGGTGCAGGGAGCGGCTGGTGTGCAGCGCTGGCAACTTCAGACATCGCCTAGCGAGGGCACCCAAATCATGCTGCAAACGATCTGGCAGGGCGAGCAGGCCGTCTTGCCCGATGCCAGCGCGATTGATGGCGTGGGGCATCGGGTGGTGCATGGAGGGCAGGACTACAGCCAAAGTGTACGGGTGACCAAGGCGGTGAAGGAGGCGATCGCCCGTCTGATTCCCCTCGCGCCGGCCCATAATCCCGCCAATCTCAAGGGCATCACCGCGATTGAGGAGATTCTTGGAACCGACCTGCCCCAAGTTGCCGTGTTTGATACCGCCTTCCATCGCCAAATGCCCGCCGCCGCCGCCACCTATCCCATTCCCTACGCCCTCACCCAGCAAGGCATGAAGCGCTACGGTTTCCACGGCATCAGCCATCGCTACTGCGCCCAGCGAGCTGCCCAATTGCTAGAACGGCCCCTAGACAGCCTGCGGTTGATCACCTGTCACTTGGGCAACGGGGCATCCCTGGCGGCGATCGCCCAGGGGCACAGCGTGGATACCACCATGGGTTTCACGCCCCTAGAAGGCTTGATGATGGGCAGTCGCTCGGGTTCGGTGGATCCCGGTCTCCTGATTCATCTCCTGCGCCAAGGAGACTATGGCGTGGATGACTTGGATCGATTGCTGAATCGCGAATCCGGCTTGTTGGGCGTTTCCGGAGTCTCGTCTGATATGCGCGATGTTCTAGCCGCGATCGCCACCGGCAACGAGCAGGCCCAGCTTGCCCTGGATGTCTATATCCATCGCCTGCGCTACTACGTAGGCGCTATGCTCATGAGCTTGGGGGGGCTGGATGGTCTGGTGTTCACGGCGGGCATTGGGGAGCGATCGCCCGAGGTACGAGCGGCTGTTTGTGAGTCCCTTGGCTTCCTCGGCGTCAGGTTGGATGGCGATCGCAATCAAGAGAGTCCTGCCGATGCCCTCATTTCCACCCCAGATTCCGCCGTGCCGGTGCTGGTTATTCAAACCCAGGAAGATTGGGCGATCGCTCAAGAGTGCTGGCACCTGCTGGAGCATTCCTAG
- the chlP gene encoding geranylgeranyl reductase has translation MALRVAVVGSGPAGSSAAETLAKAGIETYLFERKLDNAKPCGGAIPLCMVEEFDLPPEIIDRRVRKMKMISPSNVEVNIGSTLKDDEYIGMCRREVMDSFMRERAAKLGAILINGTVHKLEIPSNNTDPYVLHYADHSNGSLEGENKTLKVDLVIGADGANSRVAKAIDAGDYNYAIAFQERIRLPQDKMDYYEELAEMYVGDDVSPDFYAWVFPKYDHVAVGTGTMKVNKTKIKQLQAGIRARAAKRLEGGEIIKVEAHPIPEHPRPRRVVGRVALVGDAAGTVTKSSGEGIYFAAKSARMCAETIVEFSNGGQRVPTEHELKIYLKRWDKQYGMTYKVLDLLQTVFYRSDATREAFVEMCSDIDVQKLTFDSYLYKTVVPANPLVQLKITAKTIGSLLRGNALAP, from the coding sequence TTGGCATTACGGGTTGCTGTTGTTGGATCCGGTCCGGCAGGTTCCTCCGCTGCTGAGACATTAGCAAAAGCAGGTATTGAAACCTATTTATTCGAACGCAAATTAGACAACGCCAAGCCCTGCGGCGGTGCCATTCCGCTCTGCATGGTGGAAGAATTTGATTTGCCTCCGGAAATTATCGATCGCCGCGTGCGCAAAATGAAGATGATCTCACCCTCCAATGTTGAGGTGAACATCGGCAGCACGCTTAAGGATGACGAATATATTGGCATGTGCCGTCGTGAAGTGATGGATAGCTTCATGCGGGAACGGGCAGCAAAGCTAGGAGCCATTCTCATCAATGGCACCGTTCATAAGCTAGAGATTCCCTCAAACAACACGGATCCCTACGTTCTCCACTATGCAGACCATTCCAATGGCAGCCTAGAAGGGGAAAACAAGACCCTCAAGGTAGACCTAGTCATTGGGGCAGATGGCGCTAACTCACGGGTTGCCAAGGCCATCGATGCGGGCGATTACAACTATGCGATCGCTTTCCAAGAGCGGATTCGCTTGCCCCAAGACAAGATGGACTACTACGAAGAGTTGGCGGAAATGTACGTCGGTGATGACGTTTCCCCTGACTTCTACGCTTGGGTGTTCCCCAAATACGACCACGTGGCCGTGGGCACCGGCACCATGAAGGTGAACAAAACCAAGATCAAGCAACTGCAGGCGGGCATTCGGGCTCGGGCTGCGAAGCGCTTGGAAGGTGGCGAAATCATCAAAGTGGAAGCTCATCCCATTCCCGAACATCCCCGTCCTCGCCGGGTCGTGGGTCGGGTGGCCCTCGTGGGTGATGCCGCTGGTACGGTGACCAAGTCGTCGGGTGAAGGCATTTACTTTGCCGCTAAGTCGGCGCGCATGTGTGCGGAAACCATTGTGGAATTTTCCAACGGTGGTCAGCGGGTGCCGACGGAACATGAGCTAAAAATCTACCTGAAGCGCTGGGACAAGCAGTATGGCATGACCTACAAGGTGTTGGATCTGCTGCAAACGGTATTCTACCGTTCCGATGCTACTCGGGAAGCCTTTGTGGAAATGTGCTCGGACATCGACGTGCAAAAGCTCACCTTTGATAGCTACCTCTACAAAACGGTTGTACCGGCTAACCCCTTGGTGCAACTGAAGATTACCGCCAAGACCATTGGTAGCTTGCTACGCGGTAATGCTCTAGCTCCCTAG
- a CDS encoding DNA double-strand break repair nuclease NurA, giving the protein MSLKPSRIRRILDQKRENFSSFDRKTLQQLQRYRSALADLAALPPDDLDSKLSTADGDVGARPLEDLASSDHCVQHCNLVWKNREQSLSWVRDRLTGIATFAVDGSQIYPSKDLSIPVALVQVGWFENLHLPTGDYEKDIELDIMTPQELQMGDGSPADRQVNMRRFEMETQKLVQYMKAHAHNQDCLVFLDGSLVASFAEVFDADSRAFYVHCLLELLRTSETYRVPLIAYIATSAADDLTVLLKSLFHLPDCNHIHDSQVLNQFMQWGDRTALFRCQRAGILSVYAEQSDRIAFTYLKTTREGYPARLEMPIWMHEEPGLVNRVMDWVRGEVVIGSGYPYVIETADQVAVLQAEDRQNFYRILQDWSEQEALNLRFSQKMISKVRRR; this is encoded by the coding sequence ATGTCCTTAAAGCCGTCTCGTATTCGCCGAATTCTTGACCAAAAACGGGAAAATTTTAGCAGCTTCGATCGCAAAACGCTACAGCAGTTGCAGCGCTACCGCTCAGCACTGGCTGACCTGGCCGCCCTGCCGCCGGACGATCTTGACTCCAAGCTGAGTACGGCCGACGGGGATGTGGGTGCCCGGCCGCTGGAAGATTTAGCATCGTCGGATCATTGCGTGCAGCACTGTAACCTGGTTTGGAAAAACCGTGAGCAGAGCTTATCTTGGGTGCGCGATCGCCTCACGGGTATTGCTACTTTTGCCGTAGATGGCTCACAAATCTACCCCAGCAAGGATCTCTCTATTCCCGTAGCGCTGGTGCAGGTGGGCTGGTTTGAGAACCTGCATTTGCCCACCGGCGATTATGAGAAAGATATCGAGTTAGATATCATGACGCCCCAAGAATTACAGATGGGGGATGGTAGCCCCGCCGATCGCCAAGTGAACATGCGCCGCTTTGAAATGGAAACCCAAAAGCTGGTGCAGTATATGAAGGCCCATGCCCACAACCAAGATTGCCTGGTATTTTTGGACGGCTCCCTGGTGGCATCCTTTGCGGAGGTGTTTGATGCCGACAGCCGGGCCTTTTACGTCCACTGCTTACTGGAACTGCTGCGAACGAGCGAAACCTATCGCGTGCCGCTGATAGCCTATATCGCCACCTCCGCCGCCGATGACCTGACCGTACTGCTGAAAAGCCTGTTCCATTTACCCGACTGCAACCACATCCACGACTCCCAAGTTCTGAATCAATTTATGCAGTGGGGCGATCGCACCGCTCTATTCCGCTGTCAGCGAGCCGGCATTCTGAGCGTCTATGCCGAACAAAGCGATCGCATTGCCTTCACCTACCTCAAAACCACCCGAGAAGGCTACCCAGCCCGCCTAGAGATGCCCATCTGGATGCACGAAGAGCCCGGTCTGGTAAACCGAGTGATGGACTGGGTGCGCGGTGAGGTGGTGATCGGCAGCGGCTATCCCTATGTGATTGAAACTGCCGACCAAGTTGCTGTCCTGCAGGCCGAAGACCGGCAAAACTTCTACCGCATCCTGCAGGATTGGTCAGAACAGGAAGCCCTAAATCTGCGCTTCTCTCAGAAAATGATCAGCAAAGTGCGTCGCCGGTGA
- a CDS encoding phycobilisome rod-core linker polypeptide, whose amino-acid sequence MNEFQPITVSRRSSREEREIALMQIYRQVLERVPYSYERKAMAKAERDFLSDKIGVRRFLKELGHSRVYLDSFYYSSANLKFLELCFKHFMGRAPLNRDEIRDYCDILMKQGVHHVITAILDSEEYRKVFGCFTVPYARQTKYYESPKAYLESDILNHEHVAQRGRAVPTLYWHQLGLNCEGGVCITIEGENPALQNYHPEMKEAEAPQGTRIQQELLELLHGLDAVEAQRLVASLHRKQDRA is encoded by the coding sequence ATGAATGAATTTCAGCCGATTACGGTCAGCCGTCGGTCTTCGCGGGAAGAGCGGGAAATTGCGTTGATGCAGATTTACCGCCAAGTTCTAGAACGGGTTCCCTACAGCTATGAACGCAAGGCCATGGCGAAAGCCGAGCGTGATTTTCTCTCCGACAAAATTGGCGTGCGCCGCTTTTTGAAGGAACTAGGCCATTCCCGTGTGTACCTTGATTCCTTCTACTACAGTTCGGCCAACCTGAAGTTTTTGGAACTCTGTTTCAAGCATTTCATGGGACGGGCACCACTCAATCGCGATGAAATTCGCGACTATTGCGACATTCTGATGAAGCAAGGTGTTCATCATGTGATTACCGCCATCTTGGACTCCGAAGAATACCGCAAGGTGTTTGGTTGCTTTACGGTTCCCTATGCGCGGCAGACCAAATACTACGAGTCGCCCAAGGCCTATCTGGAGTCTGACATTCTCAACCATGAGCACGTTGCCCAGCGGGGTCGGGCCGTACCCACCCTCTACTGGCATCAGTTGGGTCTCAACTGTGAGGGCGGCGTTTGTATAACGATTGAAGGTGAAAATCCAGCTCTCCAGAACTACCATCCTGAGATGAAGGAAGCGGAAGCTCCTCAAGGAACGAGAATTCAGCAAGAGCTGCTGGAGTTGCTCCATGGTCTGGATGCCGTTGAGGCCCAGCGCTTAGTGGCATCCCTGCATCGCAAACAGGATCGCGCTTAG